CGCGGTGCTCGTGGGCGCGGGGCTCCTCGTCGCGGGCCCGGTGTCCGTGGAGGCTCCGGTGGTCGCCCCGGCGGCCCCGGGCTCCGTCGCCCTCGCGGTGGGGGCGGCGCTGGTGCCCGTCCTCTTCAGCTACGGAGGCTGGCAACAGACGAACTTCGTCGCGGAGGAGCTGGTCGCCCCGGAGCGCAACCTGCCTCGCGCCCTGCTGCTGGGCGTCGCCGGGGTGGTGGGCGTGTACCTGCTGGCGAACCTCACCTACCTGCGCACGCTGGGCCCGGCGGGGCTGGCGGCGAGCACCGCGCCCGCGGCGGACGCGCTCGGGTCGCTGCTCGGGCCCACGGGGCGCACCTTCATCACCGCGGGCGTGGCGCTCTCCACCTTCGGGTTCCTCAACCTCGTCATCCTCGTCACGCCGCGCGTCTACCAGGCGATGGCGGCGGACGGACTGTTCTTCGCCCGGCTCGCTCGACTCCATCCTCGCTTCCGCACGCCCGCCGCGGCGTTGTGTGTCCAGGCGGTCTGGGCCGTCCTCCTCACCTGCACCGGCACCTACGGGCAGCTGCTCGACACCGTCGTCTTCGCGGACTGGCTCGTCTTCGGGAGCACGGCGGCGACGCTCTTCGTCTATCGCGCGAGGGAGCGGCGCGGCGTCGTTCCCCGGGTGCCCTTCCGCGTGCCGGGGTATCCCCTCACTCCGCTGCTCTTCATCGCCGCCTCCGCGTACGTCGTCGTGGGGGCGGTGGTGTCCAATCCCCTCAACGCGCTCCAGGGCGCGGTGCTCATGGGCACGGGGGTTCCCGTCTACCTGTTCTGGCGCTGGCGCGCGGAGCGGGAGGCGAGCGCCTCCACGCGGGCGGACGTCGTCGGTGGGGGCTAGCGAGCCCTGTCATCACTTCGGAGGGAGGGCGCGGGCGTCCACCACCTCGACGTTGCGGAAGTCCTGGCAGGCCTGCTTGAGGCCCAGCACGTACTTCAGCGAGCGCAGCTCCATCACCAGCTTGTGCCACAGCCGGCGGGGGAGGCTGGGGGGGACGGGGGTGGGGAGGGCGGTGGCGACGTCGTTCAGGTCGAGGTAGTGCGTCGCGGTCCGGCCGATTCCCTCGAACTCGTGTTCCAGGCCCCGGGTGAGGTCGCGCAGCGCCGGGTCCAGCTTCTGGTGCACCGCGTCCGTGACGAGCACGTACTCCGCCAGGGGGACGTCGTTCTTGAGCATCCGGTGGACGAGGATGACGTCGACCCCGGCCAGCTCCGTGAGGTGCTTCACCCGTTGGAAGGCGACCTCGCCCGCGTGGGCCACGAACTTGAGCGTGAGCGCGTCCGCCTGCATGCAGCCGTCGCACTTGCACATGCGGTCCACGACGAGCTGCTCGCGGCGTGAGAGGAAGGCCCGGCGGATGTCCGCGACGTGCCGGGCGAACGCCGGGAAGTCCTCGCCCACGACATAGAAGAAGGCGGCGTCGCCCTCGAGCTTGGCCAGCTTGAAGTGCCCGGAGGCGTCGATGACCGCCTCGAGCAGGAGCGCCACCGTCTCCTGGGCATGGGCCAGGCTGAAGCGGTGGTGCCGCATGAAGCGGGTGTAGCCGCCGATGTCCGCGATGAGCAACAGCGCCTTCTCGATGGCCATGTGCGGGGGCCAGCCTAGCGCACGGCCAGCCGAGGGCCAGTGGAGGGCCGTGTCGTCTCCCCGGAACGCCGTCACCGGGATGGCCGGGAGCACTGCTCGTATGGGTGCGAGGGGGGAGGCACGAGAGAGGCCGACTTCGACGTGGCGTTCGTGCGAAGAATCGTGGAGTCCCCGGGGCCCGCGCTGTCGCGGTCCCCGTCCACCCACACCCCGGAGTCGTCCATGTCCGTGCCCAACCCCCGCAAGCTCTTCGTCAACCTGGCGGTCCGCGACCTGAAGCGCTCGATGGATTTCTTCGCCGCGCTCGGGTTCACCTTCAACCCGAAGTTCACCAACGAGCAGGCCGCGTGCATGGTCCTCAGCGAGGAGGGCTTCGTCATGCTCCTCACCGAGCCCTACTTCAAGACGTTCACCCAGCGGGCCGTCTGCGACACCCGTACCCAGACGGAGGGGCTGTTCGCCCTCTCGTGCTCCAGCCGCGCGGAGGTCGACGAGCTGGTGAAGAAGGCGCTCGCGGCGGGAGGCACGCACGCGATGCCGCCCCAGGACCACGGCTTCATGTACGGCTGGAGCTTCTACGACCTGGATGGCCACCACTGGGAGGTCATGTGGATGGACCCGGCCGCCGTGGGGTGAGGCCGCGGGGGCGACTCAAGGCTTCTTGGGCGGGCGGCCCCTCGCGTCCCAGCCGCCCCCCAACGCCTTGATGAGCCCGACGGTGGAGACCATGCGCTGGCCCGCGAGCGCGACGAGCTTCTGCTCCGCGGCCAGCAGCGTGGCCTGCGTGGTGACGACCTGGAGGCAGGTCACGGTGCCACCTCGTACTGGGAGGTGACGACCTCCAGCGTCTGCCGGGCCAGCGCGACGGCCTCCTACCGAGTGGCCACCTCCTGCTCGAGGACCCGGAGGGACACCAGGTGGTCCTCCACGTCGTGGAAGGCCTCGAGCCCGGTCTGCCGGTACCATGCAACGCCCTGCTCGTAGACCGCGCGGGGACCCCCGGAGGCGTCGCATCGAGC
This sequence is a window from Myxococcus stipitatus. Protein-coding genes within it:
- a CDS encoding VOC family protein yields the protein MSVPNPRKLFVNLAVRDLKRSMDFFAALGFTFNPKFTNEQAACMVLSEEGFVMLLTEPYFKTFTQRAVCDTRTQTEGLFALSCSSRAEVDELVKKALAAGGTHAMPPQDHGFMYGWSFYDLDGHHWEVMWMDPAAVG
- a CDS encoding amino acid permease, producing the protein MVGARTDASPPGYARRVGLFSGVMLVIGGIIGSGIFLNPAIVAQRVQTPGLTLGVWALGGAVALIGAFIYGELGQRIPKAGGSYVYLRDAFGPLPAFLNAWGLLLVIATGAIAAVAVTFAQYTLALTGLGAGYRLPLAVGAIVLLTGVNCVGVRSGALTQNVFTVLKLLALAVLVGAGLLVAGPVSVEAPVVAPAAPGSVALAVGAALVPVLFSYGGWQQTNFVAEELVAPERNLPRALLLGVAGVVGVYLLANLTYLRTLGPAGLAASTAPAADALGSLLGPTGRTFITAGVALSTFGFLNLVILVTPRVYQAMAADGLFFARLARLHPRFRTPAAALCVQAVWAVLLTCTGTYGQLLDTVVFADWLVFGSTAATLFVYRARERRGVVPRVPFRVPGYPLTPLLFIAASAYVVVGAVVSNPLNALQGAVLMGTGVPVYLFWRWRAEREASASTRADVVGGG
- a CDS encoding DUF2652 domain-containing protein; this encodes MAIEKALLLIADIGGYTRFMRHHRFSLAHAQETVALLLEAVIDASGHFKLAKLEGDAAFFYVVGEDFPAFARHVADIRRAFLSRREQLVVDRMCKCDGCMQADALTLKFVAHAGEVAFQRVKHLTELAGVDVILVHRMLKNDVPLAEYVLVTDAVHQKLDPALRDLTRGLEHEFEGIGRTATHYLDLNDVATALPTPVPPSLPRRLWHKLVMELRSLKYVLGLKQACQDFRNVEVVDARALPPK